In Falco biarmicus isolate bFalBia1 chromosome 6, bFalBia1.pri, whole genome shotgun sequence, the following are encoded in one genomic region:
- the LOC130151118 gene encoding meprin A subunit alpha-like isoform X3, translated as MKLFEGDIILPLERNALRNNSYRWNFPIPYILADSLDLNAKGVILQAFDMFRLKSCVDFKPYEGEQTYLKFEKLDGCWSHVGDLQSGQTVSIGERCDYKAIVEHEVLHALGFYHEQSRTDRDDYVQIWWDEIIEGFAYAFDKHNDSFLDDLNTPYDYESVLHYGPYSFNINSSIPSITTKIPKFNEIIGQRLDLSRIDLLRLNRMYNCTSSLTFLDQCSFEFLSICGMVQSRQDGANWEHTLGRPGEEDHTLVGSCAGRGYFMHLDTKTGHAGQSALLESRILYPRKKEKCLQFFYRLNGNPQDKLVIWIKKDDGTGNVRQMEKLHTITADGEHHWKLASIPFGVQTKFRYGFQGIRGDPAQSAGGIAIDDTSLTETNCPTNVWHIRNFTSLFNSTSKGDYIISPVFYSSEGYAFALQLYPHGRNSSSYVNYMGITFHLCSSPNDGLLEWPAGHRQVVLSVLDQDPDVIHRMSLSLSFTTDPNQLVYGRNDTLQWDKPSITGNFSSFCNCYMSPGVGWNTFLTHRELHWKKFLKNDSLFIFADFEGKVLYYQNPLWNRAGAYSSICKESTEDEGD; from the exons ATGAAGCTTTTTGAGGGTGATATTATCTTACCG CTGGAGAGGAATGCTCTGAGAAACAACTCCTACAGATGGAATTTCCCCATCCCCTATATCCTAGCTGACAGCCTGG ATCTGAATGCTAAAGGTGTTATCCTGCAGGCGTTTGACATGTTCAGGCTGAAGTCTTGTGTTGATTTCAAGCCCTATGAAGGGGAACAGACTTACCTGAAGTTTGAGAAGCTGGATGG GTGCTGGTCTCATGTGGGGGACCTGCAGAGTGGCCAGACAGTGTCTATAGGAGAGAGATGTGACTATAAAGCCATAGTGGAACATGAGGTCCTGCATGCCCTGGGATTTTACCATGAGCAATCCAGGACAGATCGCGATGACTATGTTCAGATATGGTGGGATGAAATTATTGAAG GTTTTGCATATGCCTTTGACAAACACAATGATAGTTTCCTTGATGACCTCAATACCCCATATGATTATGAGTCAGTCCTGCACTATGGACCATATTCTTTCAACATCAATAGCAGCATTCCTTCTATTACAACAAAAATTCCTAAATTTAATGAGATCATTGGGCAGAGGCTGGATTTAAGCAGGATTGACTTACTGAGGCTGAATCGCATGTACAACTGCA CTTCAAGCCTCACCTTCCTGGACCAGTGCTCCTTTGAATTCCTCAGTATCTGTGGGATGGTGCAAAGCAGACAAGACGGTGCTAACTGGGAACACACATTGGGCAGACCAGGAGAAGAAGACCATACTTTGGTGGGAAGCTGTGCAG GTAGAGGATATTTCATGCACTTAGATACAAAAACTGGACATGCTGGTCAGTCAGCTCTTCTGGAATCTCGCATCCTTTATccaaggaagaaggaaaaatgcctTCAGTTTTTCTACAGGTTAAATGGAAATCCACAGGATAAGCTAGTTATCTGGATTAAGAAAGATGATGGAACTGGAAATGTTAGACAGATGGAAAAGCTGCACACTATTACAG CTGATGGAGAACATCACTGGAAATTGGCCAGCATTCCCTTTGGTGTCCAAACCAAATTCCGGTATGGGTTTCAGGGCATCAGAGGAGATCCAGCCCAGTCTGCTGGGGGGATAGCCATCGATGACACCAGCCTGACAGAGACGAACTGCCCCACCAATGTCTGGCACATCAGAAACTTCACATCTCTTTTTAACAGTACTTCAAAAGGCGATTATATCATAAGCCCCGTATTTTACAGCTCGGAAGGCTATGCCTTTGCTTTACAGCTGTATCCTCACGGAAGAAATTCATCATCCTACGTGAATTACATGGGGATTACTTTCCATCTCTGCAGTAGTCCAAATGATGGCCTTCTGGAATGGCCGGCTGGGCACAGACAAGTTGTCTTGTCTGTTTTGGATCAAGACCCTGATGTAATCCACAGGATGTCCCTCAGCCTTAGCTTCACTACGGACCCAAACCAGCTAGTATATG GCAGAAATGACACCCTGCAGTGGGACAAGCCATCTATCActggaaatttttcttctttctgcaacTGCTACATGAGCCCAGGTGTTGGCTGGAATACGTTCCTGACCCACAGGGAGCTGCACTGGAAAAAATTCCTTAAAAATGACAGTCTTTTCATCTTTGCTGATTTTGAAGGTAAAGTATTATATTATCAGAATCCCCTCTGGAACAGAGCAGGTGCGTACTCTTCCATCTGTAAGGAAAGCACTGAAGATGAGGGTGATTAG
- the LOC130151118 gene encoding meprin A subunit alpha-like isoform X2, giving the protein MSRIQNSVEDRVNDVDGGQLRKDIPEINSETGMKLFEGDIILPLERNALRNNSYRWNFPIPYILADSLDLNAKGVILQAFDMFRLKSCVDFKPYEGEQTYLKFEKLDGCWSHVGDLQSGQTVSIGERCDYKAIVEHEVLHALGFYHEQSRTDRDDYVQIWWDEIIEGFAYAFDKHNDSFLDDLNTPYDYESVLHYGPYSFNINSSIPSITTKIPKFNEIIGQRLDLSRIDLLRLNRMYNCTSSLTFLDQCSFEFLSICGMVQSRQDGANWEHTLGRPGEEDHTLVGSCAGRGYFMHLDTKTGHAGQSALLESRILYPRKKEKCLQFFYRLNGNPQDKLVIWIKKDDGTGNVRQMEKLHTITADGEHHWKLASIPFGVQTKFRYGFQGIRGDPAQSAGGIAIDDTSLTETNCPTNVWHIRNFTSLFNSTSKGDYIISPVFYSSEGYAFALQLYPHGRNSSSYVNYMGITFHLCSSPNDGLLEWPAGHRQVVLSVLDQDPDVIHRMSLSLSFTTDPNQLVYGRNDTLQWDKPSITGNFSSFCNCYMSPGVGWNTFLTHRELHWKKFLKNDSLFIFADFEDLTPLITSEVPVHP; this is encoded by the exons ATGAGCCGG ATCCAAAACTCTGTTGAAGACAGAG TTAATGATGTTGATGGAGGACAGCTTAGAAAGGACATTCCAGAAATAAACTCAG AAACAGGAATGAAGCTTTTTGAGGGTGATATTATCTTACCG CTGGAGAGGAATGCTCTGAGAAACAACTCCTACAGATGGAATTTCCCCATCCCCTATATCCTAGCTGACAGCCTGG ATCTGAATGCTAAAGGTGTTATCCTGCAGGCGTTTGACATGTTCAGGCTGAAGTCTTGTGTTGATTTCAAGCCCTATGAAGGGGAACAGACTTACCTGAAGTTTGAGAAGCTGGATGG GTGCTGGTCTCATGTGGGGGACCTGCAGAGTGGCCAGACAGTGTCTATAGGAGAGAGATGTGACTATAAAGCCATAGTGGAACATGAGGTCCTGCATGCCCTGGGATTTTACCATGAGCAATCCAGGACAGATCGCGATGACTATGTTCAGATATGGTGGGATGAAATTATTGAAG GTTTTGCATATGCCTTTGACAAACACAATGATAGTTTCCTTGATGACCTCAATACCCCATATGATTATGAGTCAGTCCTGCACTATGGACCATATTCTTTCAACATCAATAGCAGCATTCCTTCTATTACAACAAAAATTCCTAAATTTAATGAGATCATTGGGCAGAGGCTGGATTTAAGCAGGATTGACTTACTGAGGCTGAATCGCATGTACAACTGCA CTTCAAGCCTCACCTTCCTGGACCAGTGCTCCTTTGAATTCCTCAGTATCTGTGGGATGGTGCAAAGCAGACAAGACGGTGCTAACTGGGAACACACATTGGGCAGACCAGGAGAAGAAGACCATACTTTGGTGGGAAGCTGTGCAG GTAGAGGATATTTCATGCACTTAGATACAAAAACTGGACATGCTGGTCAGTCAGCTCTTCTGGAATCTCGCATCCTTTATccaaggaagaaggaaaaatgcctTCAGTTTTTCTACAGGTTAAATGGAAATCCACAGGATAAGCTAGTTATCTGGATTAAGAAAGATGATGGAACTGGAAATGTTAGACAGATGGAAAAGCTGCACACTATTACAG CTGATGGAGAACATCACTGGAAATTGGCCAGCATTCCCTTTGGTGTCCAAACCAAATTCCGGTATGGGTTTCAGGGCATCAGAGGAGATCCAGCCCAGTCTGCTGGGGGGATAGCCATCGATGACACCAGCCTGACAGAGACGAACTGCCCCACCAATGTCTGGCACATCAGAAACTTCACATCTCTTTTTAACAGTACTTCAAAAGGCGATTATATCATAAGCCCCGTATTTTACAGCTCGGAAGGCTATGCCTTTGCTTTACAGCTGTATCCTCACGGAAGAAATTCATCATCCTACGTGAATTACATGGGGATTACTTTCCATCTCTGCAGTAGTCCAAATGATGGCCTTCTGGAATGGCCGGCTGGGCACAGACAAGTTGTCTTGTCTGTTTTGGATCAAGACCCTGATGTAATCCACAGGATGTCCCTCAGCCTTAGCTTCACTACGGACCCAAACCAGCTAGTATATG GCAGAAATGACACCCTGCAGTGGGACAAGCCATCTATCActggaaatttttcttctttctgcaacTGCTACATGAGCCCAGGTGTTGGCTGGAATACGTTCCTGACCCACAGGGAGCTGCACTGGAAAAAATTCCTTAAAAATGACAGTCTTTTCATCTTTGCTGATTTTGAAG aTCTCACCCCTCTGATTACATCTGAAGTCCCAGTCCATCCTTGA
- the LOC130151118 gene encoding meprin A subunit alpha-like isoform X1, whose protein sequence is MSRIQNSVEDRVNDVDGGQLRKDIPEINSETGMKLFEGDIILPLERNALRNNSYRWNFPIPYILADSLDLNAKGVILQAFDMFRLKSCVDFKPYEGEQTYLKFEKLDGCWSHVGDLQSGQTVSIGERCDYKAIVEHEVLHALGFYHEQSRTDRDDYVQIWWDEIIEGFAYAFDKHNDSFLDDLNTPYDYESVLHYGPYSFNINSSIPSITTKIPKFNEIIGQRLDLSRIDLLRLNRMYNCTSSLTFLDQCSFEFLSICGMVQSRQDGANWEHTLGRPGEEDHTLVGSCAGRGYFMHLDTKTGHAGQSALLESRILYPRKKEKCLQFFYRLNGNPQDKLVIWIKKDDGTGNVRQMEKLHTITADGEHHWKLASIPFGVQTKFRYGFQGIRGDPAQSAGGIAIDDTSLTETNCPTNVWHIRNFTSLFNSTSKGDYIISPVFYSSEGYAFALQLYPHGRNSSSYVNYMGITFHLCSSPNDGLLEWPAGHRQVVLSVLDQDPDVIHRMSLSLSFTTDPNQLVYGRNDTLQWDKPSITGNFSSFCNCYMSPGVGWNTFLTHRELHWKKFLKNDSLFIFADFEGKVLYYQNPLWNRAGAYSSICKESTEDEGD, encoded by the exons ATGAGCCGG ATCCAAAACTCTGTTGAAGACAGAG TTAATGATGTTGATGGAGGACAGCTTAGAAAGGACATTCCAGAAATAAACTCAG AAACAGGAATGAAGCTTTTTGAGGGTGATATTATCTTACCG CTGGAGAGGAATGCTCTGAGAAACAACTCCTACAGATGGAATTTCCCCATCCCCTATATCCTAGCTGACAGCCTGG ATCTGAATGCTAAAGGTGTTATCCTGCAGGCGTTTGACATGTTCAGGCTGAAGTCTTGTGTTGATTTCAAGCCCTATGAAGGGGAACAGACTTACCTGAAGTTTGAGAAGCTGGATGG GTGCTGGTCTCATGTGGGGGACCTGCAGAGTGGCCAGACAGTGTCTATAGGAGAGAGATGTGACTATAAAGCCATAGTGGAACATGAGGTCCTGCATGCCCTGGGATTTTACCATGAGCAATCCAGGACAGATCGCGATGACTATGTTCAGATATGGTGGGATGAAATTATTGAAG GTTTTGCATATGCCTTTGACAAACACAATGATAGTTTCCTTGATGACCTCAATACCCCATATGATTATGAGTCAGTCCTGCACTATGGACCATATTCTTTCAACATCAATAGCAGCATTCCTTCTATTACAACAAAAATTCCTAAATTTAATGAGATCATTGGGCAGAGGCTGGATTTAAGCAGGATTGACTTACTGAGGCTGAATCGCATGTACAACTGCA CTTCAAGCCTCACCTTCCTGGACCAGTGCTCCTTTGAATTCCTCAGTATCTGTGGGATGGTGCAAAGCAGACAAGACGGTGCTAACTGGGAACACACATTGGGCAGACCAGGAGAAGAAGACCATACTTTGGTGGGAAGCTGTGCAG GTAGAGGATATTTCATGCACTTAGATACAAAAACTGGACATGCTGGTCAGTCAGCTCTTCTGGAATCTCGCATCCTTTATccaaggaagaaggaaaaatgcctTCAGTTTTTCTACAGGTTAAATGGAAATCCACAGGATAAGCTAGTTATCTGGATTAAGAAAGATGATGGAACTGGAAATGTTAGACAGATGGAAAAGCTGCACACTATTACAG CTGATGGAGAACATCACTGGAAATTGGCCAGCATTCCCTTTGGTGTCCAAACCAAATTCCGGTATGGGTTTCAGGGCATCAGAGGAGATCCAGCCCAGTCTGCTGGGGGGATAGCCATCGATGACACCAGCCTGACAGAGACGAACTGCCCCACCAATGTCTGGCACATCAGAAACTTCACATCTCTTTTTAACAGTACTTCAAAAGGCGATTATATCATAAGCCCCGTATTTTACAGCTCGGAAGGCTATGCCTTTGCTTTACAGCTGTATCCTCACGGAAGAAATTCATCATCCTACGTGAATTACATGGGGATTACTTTCCATCTCTGCAGTAGTCCAAATGATGGCCTTCTGGAATGGCCGGCTGGGCACAGACAAGTTGTCTTGTCTGTTTTGGATCAAGACCCTGATGTAATCCACAGGATGTCCCTCAGCCTTAGCTTCACTACGGACCCAAACCAGCTAGTATATG GCAGAAATGACACCCTGCAGTGGGACAAGCCATCTATCActggaaatttttcttctttctgcaacTGCTACATGAGCCCAGGTGTTGGCTGGAATACGTTCCTGACCCACAGGGAGCTGCACTGGAAAAAATTCCTTAAAAATGACAGTCTTTTCATCTTTGCTGATTTTGAAGGTAAAGTATTATATTATCAGAATCCCCTCTGGAACAGAGCAGGTGCGTACTCTTCCATCTGTAAGGAAAGCACTGAAGATGAGGGTGATTAG
- the LOC130151121 gene encoding taste receptor type 2 member 9-like has product MTVGEQQLLTCVKHWCNKLLFQHSTVTHLGRMEACYSQDKLNVTSHDVMVLVVITLQAFAGIWINVFIVFVLCISWAKTKIFSSNEKIVMFLGCSRFWHLCVTWLYFFLSIIYPWSFYVHPIPELLSALQSFLHSSNMWVSAWLCVFYCIKIANFRHIFFIYLKAKIDRIVPWLLWGAVLLSLFLCILVYNITYTAPCKNLNNSTILANTWKLKVKMDEHYFPVFIVGGFGIVSAFMVVIFSALLLLFSLWKHQRKMQTNSVKNLSMDAHIKAMKYVMSFFFLYSINFICFILIMIYTTREQGPVTFVILVFHCALPAVHSLVLIFSNPKLEKALLRTLPCVKCKVCMR; this is encoded by the coding sequence ATGACAGTAGGGGAACAGCAGCTGCTAACCTGCGTTAAGCACTGGTGCAACAAACTacttttccagcacagcactgttACCCACCTTGGGAGGATGGAAGCTTGCTACTCTCAAGATAAACTTAATGTCACTTCACACGATGTCATGGTTCTGGTCGTCATCACACTTCAGGCATTTGCTGGCATATggataaatgttttcattgtttttgtgCTTTGTATTTCTTGGGCCAAAACGAAAATCTTCAGCTCTAATGAGAAAATCGTGATGTTTCTGGGATGCTCCAGGTTTTGGCATTTGTGCGTCACAtggctgtatttctttctttcaataATTTACCCCTGGTCATTTTATGTTCACCCCATACCTGAACTACTTTCAGCTCTTCAGAGCTTTTTACATTCTTCCAACATGTGGGTTTCTGCCTGGCTTTGTGTTTTTTATTGCATAAAAATCGCAAATTTCAGGCACATCTTCTTCATCTACCTGAAAGCAAAAATTGACAGGATTGTGCCATGGCTGTTGTGGGGTGCAGTGCTTTTATCCCTGTTCCTCTGCATCCTCGTCTACAACATCACTTACACAGCACCCTGTAAAAACCTCAATAATTCCACCATCCTAGCAAATACGTGGAAACTGAAAGTCAAAATGGATGAACATTATTTCCCTGTTTTTATTGTTGGTGGCTTCGGAATTGTCAGTGCATTCATGGTAGTAATCTTTTctgcccttctcctcctcttttctctctggaaaCATCAACGCAAGATGCAGACAAACTCAGTGAAGAATCTCAGCATGGATGCCCATATCAAAGCAATGAAATATGTTatgtctttcttcttcctttacaGTATTAACTTTATATGTTTCATCTTGATAATGATTTACACCACAAGGGAGCAAGGTCCCGTGACATTTGTCATTTTAGTATTTCACTGTGCTCTTCCGGCTGTTCATTCCCTTGTTCTGATTTTCAGCAATCCCAAACTGGAAAAGGCACTGCTAAGGACTCTGCCCTGTGTGAAGTGCAAGGTTTGTATGAGGTAG